A stretch of Desulfurivibrio alkaliphilus AHT 2 DNA encodes these proteins:
- a CDS encoding VTT domain-containing protein, with amino-acid sequence MNTKKIALAGILLLLAGAFFWFELHHWLTLAQLRDFQVQATAFYEQRPLSAIALFVLAYLLVVALNLPGGALLGLLAGAVFGVLVGTVVVSFASTIAATVACALCRYLFRDLVRARFPQVAVSVDRGIAREGAFYLFSLRLIPAVPFFVINMVMGLTAMPLRTFYWVSQLGMLPGTFVFVNAGRELGQLTATGDIFSLRLVLAFALLGLLPLLAKWGVDFYRRRSGRSGEEEKKGVQQQSPDQELAEHHLAAAAEQLDSGCTRCGACAARCAFLQTSGLPGEIAAAWRTGKPQADPFACSLCNLCTVVCPEKLKPGDFLLDLRRHLVRRQVLDLRPYRPLLSYERLGASPWFAAAKLPAHCDTVFFPGCNLPGSRPAATWQLFNRLQGQCPNLGLVLNCCHKPSHDLGRQDYFNHRFTGLQQHLLRQGIRRVLVACPNCYKVFLNYGGELQVESVWEMLAAPVAAEAENAAREAAVAEAVATPPGEQVVTIHDPCPLRQLPALQQAVRRLAQEQGLRVKEMRASGRRTFCCGEGGAVGFKRPELAARWGELRREQAGELPVLTYCAGCAGFLTRAGLPTIHLADLLAEPRQALAGKAPVAKGLRTYLNRLLFKWRLWRFKPESEQAGKRGI; translated from the coding sequence CGCCTTTTACGAGCAGCGGCCGCTTAGTGCCATTGCCCTGTTCGTGCTGGCTTATCTGCTGGTGGTGGCCCTTAATTTGCCGGGCGGGGCACTGCTGGGGCTGCTGGCGGGGGCGGTTTTCGGGGTGCTGGTGGGTACGGTGGTGGTCTCCTTTGCCAGTACCATTGCCGCCACCGTGGCCTGCGCTTTGTGCCGCTATCTCTTCCGCGACCTGGTCCGCGCCCGTTTTCCCCAGGTGGCGGTCAGCGTCGATCGGGGGATCGCCCGCGAAGGTGCTTTCTATCTTTTTTCCCTGCGTCTGATTCCCGCCGTTCCCTTCTTTGTGATCAACATGGTGATGGGGCTCACCGCCATGCCGTTGCGCACCTTTTACTGGGTGTCACAATTGGGGATGCTGCCGGGCACCTTTGTCTTTGTCAACGCCGGCCGGGAACTGGGGCAGTTGACCGCCACCGGCGATATATTTTCGCTCCGCCTGGTGCTGGCCTTTGCTCTGCTGGGCCTGCTGCCCTTACTGGCCAAATGGGGGGTTGATTTTTATCGCCGCCGCAGCGGCCGTTCTGGTGAAGAGGAAAAAAAGGGTGTTCAACAACAATCGCCGGATCAAGAGCTCGCAGAGCACCACTTGGCAGCGGCCGCCGAGCAGCTTGACAGCGGCTGCACCCGTTGCGGCGCTTGTGCTGCCCGCTGTGCTTTTTTGCAAACATCGGGGCTGCCCGGCGAGATTGCCGCCGCCTGGCGCACCGGTAAGCCGCAGGCCGATCCCTTTGCCTGCAGCTTATGTAACCTTTGCACCGTCGTCTGCCCGGAAAAATTGAAGCCCGGCGATTTTTTACTCGATTTGCGCCGTCACCTGGTTCGGCGCCAGGTCCTGGATTTGCGTCCCTATCGGCCGCTGCTCAGTTACGAGCGGCTGGGTGCCTCGCCGTGGTTTGCCGCCGCAAAGCTGCCGGCCCATTGCGATACGGTTTTTTTCCCGGGCTGCAACCTGCCGGGCAGCCGTCCCGCCGCCACTTGGCAGCTTTTCAACCGGCTGCAAGGGCAATGCCCCAACCTGGGCCTGGTGCTGAACTGCTGCCATAAACCATCCCACGACCTGGGGCGGCAGGACTATTTCAACCATCGTTTCACCGGCCTGCAACAGCATCTGCTGCGGCAGGGCATCCGGCGTGTGCTGGTGGCCTGCCCCAACTGTTATAAGGTATTTCTTAACTATGGCGGCGAGCTGCAGGTGGAAAGCGTGTGGGAGATGCTGGCGGCTCCGGTGGCGGCAGAAGCGGAAAACGCTGCCCGGGAAGCAGCGGTGGCGGAAGCGGTGGCAACACCGCCGGGCGAACAAGTGGTCACCATCCACGATCCCTGCCCGTTGCGGCAATTGCCCGCTTTGCAACAGGCCGTACGAAGGTTGGCGCAGGAGCAGGGCTTGCGGGTCAAGGAAATGCGGGCCTCCGGCCGGCGCACCTTCTGCTGCGGAGAAGGTGGGGCGGTGGGGTTTAAGCGCCCCGAGCTGGCCGCCCGCTGGGGTGAGCTGCGCCGGGAACAGGCCGGGGAATTGCCGGTGCTGACCTACTGCGCCGGCTGTGCCGGTTTTCTCACCCGTGCCGGCCTGCCCACCATCCATTTGGCCGATCTCCTGGCCGAACCCCGGCAAGCCCTTGCCGGCAAGGCGCCGGTGGCCAAGGGGTTGCGGACTTACCTTAACCGCCTGCTCTTTAAGTGGCGCCTGTGGCGTTTCAAGCCGGAGTCGGAGCAAGCCGGTAAACGCGGCATTTAG